From Quercus lobata isolate SW786 chromosome 11, ValleyOak3.0 Primary Assembly, whole genome shotgun sequence:
CATCATTacccaatttccatcactcaatatttttcacactatttgtgggcccaTACCTGTTAGTCGATgcagctttttctcttttttttttccctttttttttttgtttgttttcagtacccaaactcactgaagctaaaaaaaaaaactgaattgaAGACCAAAccagtgtaaaaaaaaaaaaaaaacaaaacaaaactgaagaccgaacaagtgaaaaaaaaaagaaaagaaaagaaaagaccaaAACTGAAGACtgaacaagtgaaaaaaaaagtcaaaatgtggtcaaaagttgcgacGGCTGTGGGTTCctccatgtgtgtttatttacggaaatgctattaagttatgagttatggaaactgaaaacagcctttagttgttttcaatttccataactcataactcaaaaatcagataattgagtgatggaaacagagttatggaaacagagttatcatTTGCCAAACAATCTTTTTGCTATAGGTCTCAccatttttgaattatgagttatggaaactgagaattgagttatggaaacttgCAATTCAAACAGCCCCTTAACATTTGAATGAACCTCAAGAAACTTCTCTTCAGAACTCTCCAATATACAGATGTCTCGTAGAAGATCATGGATACAACATGTTTTGACTCCTCCATCTAGCCTTTTCGTTGCCACTTGAATCAGGCTTCGATTAATGAGTTCCTCCAAGTAGTCTTCAGCAACATCCTCTATATTTCTATTCCCAATTTGTTGTATGAATCCCTCGGCTATCCAAAGTCGAATTAGTTGCCTCACTGGTATCTCAAAGTCTTCTACGTAGATaccaaaatatagaaaacatGGTTTTAAGTAGCGGGGTAACTGATTGTAGCTTACAGCCAATATGTCTATACAACTTGATCTATCCTCAGTTAGATACGAATTTACATGGCCAATATATTTTGACCATATTCGATGTGTTTTCTCCTTACTTGCCAAAAGATCTCCCAATACCACAATAGCAAGTGGTAAATCATGACAACTTTTCACAAGTTGTCTACCTAGTGTTTATAGTTCTGGAGGACAAGTACCTTCCCAAAATACCTTTTTAGAGAAGAGTTCccaacttttatctttattaagaaatgggagttcataagggggAATAGGAGGAACACTATTATTAATAGTAGTTGCATGTAATGCTACTTCTTTTATTCGACTAGTAATCAATATTCTACTCCCATTTGAGTTATTTGGAAAGGCAGTACTTACCTCATTCCATACGTTAGTTTTCCAGATGTCGTCCATGACAAGTAAGTACCTCTTGTCTTCTAAGCTTTCAAGCAACACACTTTTCAATTCATCATCTGACATATCTTTCAATTTAACACCATTCTTCTTGTAAAAATCTTGCATGAAACCcgacaacaaaattttcaaatcacaaTGTTGCTCTTTTATGCCTGCCAGGAACTTAGACCATGCCTTTCTAAATTCTTCATCATTCATTTCCTTGATATGTTTCAAGTTTTCGATTAGTGTCCCTTTCAATTCATCCTTATTTGAGCTATACAACGCTTCCAAATTGTTGAGTAATTCTTCTTTCAAATCAGCTTTCAACATCATTCTTGGCAGTGGTGTTAGTCCCTTCAAAATTTCAAGCAACAGCTCTCTGATTCTATATTCTTGAGAGACAAACCCACACACGGAAATCAAAGTAATTCTTGACATCATTGTTGTTGTAGATCTTCCTAGCAAGAGTGGTCTTACCTAAGCCGCCCATGCCAATGATTGAAACAACATTCCGTCGCAAACTCCCTTCAATAAGCTGCTTCATCAATGCCTCAGTGTCATGAGCGAAGTCCACCACTTGATCTTCCTCAACATGTCTCCTTCGCCTGTGCAGTATCTCCTCCGCTTCTGCATCTCCTCCAGATGATTCAGCTATTTCTACCCCATACTTGCTCCTATTCTCGTAAATTTCCTTGATGACATTCTTGATTCTCTCTATCTTATTTGCAACCTCGTGAAGCGTGCTTGCTCGGTCAAAGAAATGGATTGTGTTCCTGACCTTGTTTCTTCTCCTTTGCTTTGTCAGAGTCATAATGAATGTATCAATAACATCCTCAGCCTCATAGGCCACGTCCCTAATTTGGCTTACTACTTCCTTTACCAAGACATTGTCATGTCGTTTGTCTTCAATATTTTGGAGGAAGACGCTGATCATTCTCAGCTCATTTTGAAGTAACCTGACTTGATCCTCTACTCCACCTTGCAATTTTGATTCTTGGATGAGCAACTGAGTCAGGTTCGCCAATAGGAAAGTGACAGCGTTGTTTGCCATATCTGCCTTGtgggaaaaacacaaaacttgTACAACAATTACAGATTTTTTCCTCAGGGGGAAGAGGAATTGTTTGGAAGGGAAAGTCCAAAAGGAAGGATGAAGGAAGTGGTATATGTTGACTGTCTTCGAAGGTGGAAATGAAGGGGGAGTGAATACAAAAATTCTAGATGGAacattttttggttcaaaaagcAGTGTTCATGTCTGCCTATAACTTCCGAACAGGTTCCGTGATTAGGTACCAACCAGTTGACCTCTTGCCTcacaattgtgttttttttttttttaataaaaaaaactcacaattgttattattattattttgattaaaaaaatcgtaattattattgttttgactttagtttcttaaaaacttcattaaaatcTATATTAATGTACACAGGAAGAAGATTAGAACGAGTCATGTGGGATCAAATTGgccaataataatttatagtAATGGTCGgcaacttataatttttttttaataaaaggtaCAAAGAACAAGAAGCAGACTGGAACGTGTcttgtggaatttttttttttttttttttgaaagttcaaaaacgtgtaaaaacacctttgaacgtttagactcccaaattaaaacttaatcaattcaagcaatatgtcaaacaacaagtgtgcggaaacttaacatatgctatcatacaaaattgattaaaaactatctaCGCCATAAcagaataaaatccacagcagataatttaaaggcaaatatagaggaaggaagatgcaaacacaaaaacaacacgcgatgtgttatcgaagaggaaaccgaaaccctcggcgaaaaacctctccgccgccctccaagcggtaatcaatccactagaaaatatagttgggatacaaggacagcaatagaccctccaagcctaatctacccagtgcacctaagccctccaagcttcttgctccaacgaggttgcgccgaacctttttcttttctagcttcccggattctgctactagaccgtagcatcaaccaatgaagattggctccttcctaactgcttcccagaaatccaaacaactgtctcacagtgatgatgatggtgagaaccaggtttggtataatgcctctcaaggatttgacaatggagaggaagagagatgaggaatttgaagagattctaaggtagagattgtgggtgaaacaatctggtttttctttagggtttctctctcaaaattctctctggaagctctctttcaatcgtgggtaataggggtatttatactggagtggagaggaatgtgaaacgtcagaattttacaaaacaggggtggctcgcggcttgacctcgcggcttgactaagtcgcgagatccagtcgcgagataaccgtatggccagttgtcctgttttgtcctgtagtgctccagctagcagactgttcaccttccagcatgcttggcacgtgaggttgcttctggcggcttgaagccgcgagtcacccgcgagacccagccgcgagactctgttttcttgcacactcttgagcaaacttcactctatctcactcactaccgttacatcaaacccacctaaatacagggttactaaatgctgaattacaagcaaatttggcacggaataaagccaattagatggttgaataaattcaaccttacaatctccccctttggctattccgtgacaaaaccctaaaacagactctagacttaacatgtgagttgggaacagttgaacaaaactcactcacacctaactctagaagctgtgaagcagttgaatcatatgaacataatactcctgaaacacaacaatacaccatgatcattgtaagcagaaaattataaaatgcatatgaaacaggcaatatgtgatcaagcaaagatggagttatgaaacaaaccatggcttgatcaaccaagtgaacaccacaatgtagtgatcacagtgctcattcatacttggaatgaacacaaggacatacaagttgacatgcacaaggcaagacacttgtatgctcaacactcaaccaatgcatatcacacaaggcatatgcatctaggaacaatcctacaagggcacaagagtgacagtacataaaccaaaatgcataacatttagattaaagtactgatttcaacatagtataaaggctgcactaggcaaggtacaaaccataaagcctacaaactatgcaaaagacataaaccctaaaagcttacataagcacatgggtacaaaaaccaagcatcctgaataacatcatcaaaatatattaaactttaaaccaagagtataagttaagagttagaaacaatacaccaaaaacatagtgtatcaaacccataaagaCAGAATTAAATAGTACCCAACAAGCATAAACTTAAAaccataagtttagaggattagactaaaaacaaaagtatgtgaGTATGTGTATACTCCCATGtgagtatgtgtgtactccccctatcactgcacacttccctttgaacttatctcccccttactgaatgctctccccctttttggcacgaatagctaaaggctctcatccaactttcgttgaatatCATCTAGTTAagtctccatagtctcgagacgcatttgaacatggttgttggtggagtagagaagtgccacaagctcatcaacgcgtttctgaatatgttcaagtacactgccgactctatcagtatgagaAGCAGTAGGTGCTTGCGGAATATTAGCCGGTGAAGTTTCAGGAACAGCACGTGATGaagatgtggtatgtgcaggtgtctctgagtcaggggcagatggagtgaccggagagatgtgagcactccttggtgatttagaggagtgacttctgctagcttgaagagtgaacaagGAAATGGGACGTTGACgtgtcaacatttttccatctgcaggaggattaatgccttcacgaagaatgagcttcatgatgagactgcaaaatggaataactcCTCGAGCTGCAGATCGACATGCGGTCTTCCTCAAgatgtagtagatgtgagcacatatgtCAATGGGAGCTCCTGTAATGAGGTCACAAAGAAATaaagctctcccaagattgatgaatgtagtgttggacaacgggtagagattggtgagcatgatcaacttcagtgtggtcagctcgggtgcaaactttgcggtgctgatggaggTTCCTgtactggatacttcatgatcgtatcctaggatttgtaaaatttctccaacttctggatttcgttcatcgtaaggagtcatattcacattctgaggtctggtgatgttgagaagatctgcgatggagtttGGGTTAACACAAAACTCTGTTCCTCTCACCCAGAAAATGAGCTCaggtccaagatcagttgcattggagaagcattctttgaccagctcatccattggatcatcaaagttcccgaacaagtttgcccaatctcgtttctcaaagattcgagggatgaaagtggtccctaaggtatTAAACTcgaccacccgttccactatagtggATGACTTGTCAAACACGTTTGAGTAGGCGTGTGAGTTCAGAGgaagtctgaacctatcctcattggggtcttgagaagCCTGAGATGATAAACGTGTCCTTTtggcaactggtgttgctggttcatcagcaacaatgtctttacccctggaagatcgacgagacatctgcaagagaacaggcccacagcaaagaaccaaacagcaataccacacaagataaatgtcaacaagattcagagtaaacaaaatttcaatatttaagCACAAATTGGAGATATTGCAGTCTCAACCCAACTACCAACAAAACACAGGATCACAAAATGATAGGTGCAGCAATATGGTGATAGTGCACAAAGATATAGATGGACAAAACAACTAACAACTGTCACTGAGACAAGTTATCaagaccatgatatgcaaacagatacagcattcgaacatttAGAGCAGATAACCTAAAATACTCCATCAGAGATATGAGCAagggaaaatatttcaacatgaagaACCCAATCATCCATACTAGAGTACaaggttgaaaaaaaatcagtaaccaatatcattatcagaaacaatgcttaagcaagtgaaatgagtaagtcaaataaacaccaaacccatttaacaaaagattttcagactcaacaataggcaaatatcagaacaatgaaaatcaCATTTTGTCCATTCAACATGAAATCAGATGAGAACAATATCAAACAAGACCCGCCATACCCATTTCATATGAGAGAAGTATATCGTACACAATATCAACCCAAACATCAGCAGGAAAAACCAGAAAAAgcgaaaatgagattgagaaagcaaaaacccataccttttcttgaagatttggataagaaatgaagcaccaatgaggtttgaaaatgggttCACAGAGAGTTTGGAAAGGaggaagtttagagagaagatgaacagttacaaatgttcgagggaaaactgaaacaagttttaaaactgctcctatttctgccaaacaccCGAATTTCGCGATTGGATCAAGTCGCCAACCAGTCGCCAGCTCAAGTCGCCAaagcactcaagaacaaaaaaactgaaaatttttctaagtgtttttcgcgactggaaggtctacccacgagtgagtcgcgagctgagccgcgaaaatctctgagtgaacctcgcgactggaccttccactcgcgaacaagtcgccaaaaatgaccagcgaaggtgcaactgaggctcgcgacttgacatacccgcgactgagccgccaaaacagggcaaaattggctttttgaaatttttcagatttttcaaacaaaatactttccaaaaacacctaaaacactcaaaaatctttttgtgcttgaattaacaaagattgagcatgtgaaaacacatttcatcaagtacaatcacacaaatgaatatggcatttattgaacataaacttgtgtgttgtgtgtggatatcaacaatgagatagtccttcgtctaatgtgaagcttcaatgatcaattcaaccaaggcatacacaattagcactagatcatgtgacccatctcaattatagaaatatgtatatatgacctcccacataaacttgataacatgatttggagctttacatttgactccactttcaatcaacacaattgatctttttgatctttttgagataatcacctctcattgtgagagtgataaatgatatttcactttaaggaataagcctttggctttttgactAAACAATCAtttcaatataaggtcgcttaccctttttcctagtcaaatactagaatgtgcgacaggcttttgcagctcaatatctcttttcatttggagatttacatttggtgagctctttttaacaaaacaaaaataaagagtgggaagatatatagacacaagtctatgcaagtctcaagatcaacaaaaccattcactaatcattcatgacaagtttgaagatctatttacaacaatcacaaagatttcaagatttttcccataGAGATATACgtgcatgaaaacaagtaatgttcgaaaatgcacaaagccattagcacaaaggtacaaggcaaaacaagttttgagacaaaagctcaacaaagtcaatcaagctttttgattttctaatttttatgtggtttttggatttttgacacaataaacaaaaagattgatatgacaaaattaaagatattcacaagtagacaagcaaacaatcaaaacagcaaaaatagcaagcaaaacaaacaaacatagtcacaaagcataggaagtattaatgcatggacatgttataatgcttatgcatgagtacccttattcaccctcacgtcacttgcgtttggggtgatttccttataggattgggtacgggagttagggctttcaaaccttcgtgagaagctttccaagcagttggtgaatgcaccaatcatcttcatcacgttcatcattccgggatcaccattctgatccctagattgatctccagcccacattctcctatcatttctaggtcctcctgacctttgaggagttgcactattctttgctctcaacttttggcaattcggtcgagtatgcccttgaagtccgcaatagtggcacacataggttcctctaggacctctttgtggtcgaggacgtgacttCGCACGAGATTCAGATCTGCCTGCAAGCTGATTGCgaggatttaacatccgttggttcaccaagttcttcttctcctccacctcgagcttctcaccagtaagtTTAGCTATAACTGGAGCttcagcctttacaaacttcactcctTTACTAacatttccagacgaactacctcctccggtatatcccaatccggatttgtctgagaAGCCCTTTTGAGATGAGATTACATcctctagcttcttggtggtgaccctctctactctagcatttgcttgcacaacctcactctcaagaaatcttacttttgtgtaagcttcggacagctctccattcagagtttctatctcacatttggcctccttgtatcggattaggagacttttgtagtcctcctcagccttcttcatttttctcacagcagccttggccacccttgtgtattctccggacttctccaagagtgagttatacttctcctgaagattcgctgtgcttccatcttcttcagcatccaaTTCTTCAATAagtcctagtgattcatcatcactatgttctccaaggtctcgcacaagcagattcagctcatctgaagactcaacatgagctatagtcataaaagccgaatagttcccctctccatcacagctctcttcagactctgagtcagacgaatccgagtcactcaaggttgtggcatacactttacctttcgatttcaaataattcggacattccttcttgaagtgtccatgcccgttacattcgaaacaagtgacaccttgtgtaggttgggattcttttccatctttccttttgaattcccttttctcccttccagaactttggaattttcttctatcatcaaatttgccattatttttgaatttcaaaaactttttgaaatttttgacaaggtatgcaacatctttgtcaatcacatcttctcccgatgagtcttgatcttccatcttctcattaatggtctttagagcaagagatttactcttccgttgattgggcagtgacatctcataagtctgcagagaaccaaccagctcttgcactttgatgtcatcgaggtccttgctctcttcaattgctgtcactttagctcgaaaactttccggcaatgatcgaaggatcttccttacaatcttcgagtcctccgttttctcccccaagttgaacttgctaacaaccacttcatttaacttcccatagaaagaatcaaaagactcatcctcactcattttgagctcctcaaaccgagtggtcagcatttgtaacttggtgtctttcactttcttcgtgccttcataggtagtttccaaaatctcccatgcttctttggccacggtcatatgagaaatcctgtgaaattcatctggagacacaccacagaaaatagcattgagtgctttactgttaacattagatgcagcaagtgctgccttatcccatgtggattttgctgcctctggtttggtccaaccaatctcaacagcattccaaacggattcatcaatagaacacagaaaagctctcattcgaaccttccaaaatgcataattactaccatcaaaatatggaggtgcatttagggattgagacctatccatctcaaaagggagtcaaggatcacacaatggtaatgaaaccaatatcagtgtacccgctctgataccaattgaaagttcaaaaacgtgtaaaaacacctttgaacgtttagactcccaaattaaaacttaatcaattcaagcaatatgtcaaacaacaagtgtgcggaaacttaacatatgctatcatacaaaattgattaaaaactatctaCGCCATAAcagaataaaatccacagcagataatttaaaggcaaatatagaggaaggaagatgcaaacacaaagacaacacgcgatgtgttatcgaagaggaaaccgaagccctcggcgaaaaacctctccgccgccctccaagcggtaatcaatccactagaaaatatagttgggatacaaggacagcaatagaccctccaagcctaatctacccagtgcacctaagccctccaagcttcttgctccaacgaggttgcgccgaacctttttcttttctagcttcccggattccgctactagaccgtagcatcaaccaatgaagattggctccttcctaactgcttcccagaaatccaaacaactgtctcacagtgatgatgatggtgagaaccaggtttggtataatgcctctcaaggatttgacaatggagaggaagagagatgaggaatttgaagagattctaaggtagagattgtgggtgaaacaatctggtttttctttagggtttctctctcaaaattctctctggaagctctctttcaatcgtgggtaataggggtatttatactggagtggagaggaatgtgaaacgtcagaattttacaaaacaggggtggctcgcggcttgacctcgcggcttgactaagtcgcgagatccagtcgcgagataaccgtatggccagttgtcctgttttgtcctgtagtgctccagctagcagactgttcaccttccagcatgcttggcacgtgaggatgcttctggcggcttgaagccgcgagtcacccgcgagacccagccgcgagactctgttttcttgcacactcttgagcaaacttcactctatctcactcactacccttacatcaaacccacctaaatacagggttactaaatgctgaattacaagcaaatttggcacggaataaagccaattagatggttgaataaattcaaccttacatttttTACTTGGCGTATCTCGTGGAATTAATGATAAATAATCGATTTTGCATATTTTTGGTGCAATGGTcacttcacaaatataagtATTTGTAAAGTGTGGGACGTAAAGGTTagggttcaagttttcaggaaGGAGCTCCACACACATATATGCTTAGATTAGgttaaaatagaatttatatcttgtataacaataataataaataaataaccgtAATAGTAGGcgcattattatattttttataatcattttcacaattatttttatgaCTTTAATTAGTTGTTTAATGTACATCGATTGTAAGggttcattaattaaaatctaTACTGATGTACACTTGAGGCAAATTGGAATGAGTTGGGattaagtgtgcgtttgttttagctttttaaattgatcaatagattcaataataataaatgatagTAATGGTCccaaagttataatttttataaatgttttccCAAATTATTTCACTTACCATACAAGATGTAAAATGTCAGACGGAAAGAAATATGTCATGAATACAAGAAGTAAAGGCATGTAGACTTGGTCGATAATTTTCATATATTAGTAAGAAATATATCACGTTAATTCCATGTATTTCTCTTGAATTTTTAATtctcttcatatatttttcccattttctttaacaattaaaaagcaAGTATTTAGTATGAATTGTCaaccaaatttataaaattaattttgatcaGTTCATCTCTCATCATCTATTTTTGGGTAAAGAAACATATCACGTTAATTCCATGTACTTCTCTTGAATTTTTAATtctcttc
This genomic window contains:
- the LOC115966869 gene encoding disease resistance protein RPP13-like, yielding MANNAVTFLLANLTQLLIQESKLQGGVEDQVRLLQNELRMISVFLQNIEDKRHDNVLVKEVVSQIRDVAYEAEDVIDTFIMTLTKQRRRNKVRNTIHFFDRASTLHEVANKIERIKNVIKEIYENRSKYGVEIAESSGGDAEAEEILHRRRRHVEEDQVVDFAHDTEALMKQLIEGSLRRNVVSIIGMGGLGKTTLARKIYNNNDVKNYFDFRVWGLTPLPRMMLKADLKEELLNNLEALYSSNKDELKGTLIENLKHIKEMNDEEFRKAWSKFLAGIKEQHCDLKILLSGFMQDFYKKNGVKLKDMSDDELKSVLLESLEDKRYLLVMDDIWKTNVWNEVSTAFPNNSNGSRILITSRIKEVALHATTINNSVPPIPPYELPFLNKDKSWELFSKKVFWEEDFEIPVRQLIRLWIAEGFIQQIGNRNIEDVAEDYLEELINRSLIQVATKRLDGGVKTCCIHDLLRDICILESSEEKFLEVHSNVKGLFHMQPLESRDVGHEKFHNENKMLAQGDMEVTKIKTFVPGCANIST